TACTTCTCCTTCTTTTAACCCCATCCGATCCATCATTCTTGCAATTCTGTCAGAGCCAAACAAACGCATCAGATTATCATCTAATGCCACATAGAATTGAGAGGAACCAACATCTCCCTGGCGTCCGGATCTACCGCGCAACTGCCTGTCCACACGTCGGGAATCATGCCTTTCCGTACCAATAATGGCCAGCCCTCCGGCAGCTTTCACTTTATCAGACAGCTTAATATCCGTACCACGACCTGCCATATTGGTTGCGATGGTAACGACACCGGGTTTCCCCGCTTCTGCTACCACATCTGCTTCTCGTTTATGCAATTTGGCATTCAAAATATTATGTGGAATCTTACGCATTTGCAGCATTCTACCCAATAATTCGGAAATCTCCACAGAGGTTGTCCCTACTAAAACCGGTCTTCCTTCTTTTACTAATTCTACGATATCTTCAATAGCAGCATTGTATTTTTCCCGGGTTGTTTTATATACCAAATCTTCTTTGTCATCTCTGGCTATTGGTTTGTTTGTTGGAATTTCTACAACATCCAGTTTGTATATCTCCCAAAATTCACCTGCTTCGGTAATTGCCGTACCGGTCATTCCCGATAATTTACGATACATTCTAAAATAGTTTTGAAGTGTAACCGTAGCAAATGTTTGGGTAGCATCTTCTATCTTTACATTTTCTTTGGCTTCTATTGCCTGATGGAGGCCGTCCGAATAACGGCGACCATCCATAATACGACCTGTTTGTTCATCCACTATCATTACTTTATGGTCTACTACTACATATTCAACATCTTTTTCAAAAACGGTATATGCTTTTAACAATTGATTCATCGTATGTATACGTTCGCTTTTTACACTAAACTCTTTATACAACTCTTCTTTTTGTTTTGCTTTCTTTTCCGCACTGGCTTCACTTTCATCAATCTCTCCGATCTTGATTCCAATATCCGGCAAGACAAAGAAATGTTCATCACTTGTTTTGGTAGATAAGTGCGCAATTCCTTTATCCGTAAGATCTATGGAATTATTTTTTTCTTCAACAACAAACCACAATTCCGCATCTACTTCCGGCATCAACTTATTGTTATCTGCCATATATGTGTTTTCGGTTTTTTGAAGGATTTGTTTTACTCCTTCCTGTGACAAAAACTTAATCAAGGCCTTATTTTTAGGGAGTCCTCTGTATACTCTTAACAATTGAAAACCTCCTTCTTTGGTATCACCGTCTGCAATTAATTTTTTTGCTTCTGCCAAAACACCAACAAGATATTTACTTTGTAAGGCTACCAGATCGGCAACCAACGGTTTTAGCTCGTTAAATTCATGTCGGTCTCCCTGGGGAACCGGGCCGGAAATGATCAGCGGAGTTCTCGCATCATCAATTAACACGGAATCTACCTCGTCAATAATGGCGTAGTTTGGTGCTCTTTGTACCAGATCTTCTTTGGCATTTGCCATATTATCACGCAAATAATCAAAGCCAAACTCATTATTGGTTCCATAGGTAATATCCGCATGATATGCTTTTCTTCTTTCTTCCGAATTGGGTTGATGAAAATCGATACAGTCCGTGCTAAGTCCGTGAAATTCAAACACAGGCCCCATCCAGACTCTATCTCGTTTTGCCAAATAATCATTTACGGTAACTACATGTACTCCTTTTCCTGTTAACGCATTTAAGTAAACAGGAAGTGTGGAAACCAGTGTTTTCCCTTCCCCGGTCATCATTTCAGCAATTTTACCCTGGTGCAATACAACTCCACCGATCAATTGTACATCGTAGTGAATCATATCCCAGGTTACCGGCTTTCCTGCTGCATCCCACGAATTTTGCCAGTACGCTTTGTCTCCTTCCAAAACCACGTGATCTCTTGTAGCGGATAACTTTCTGTCAAAAGGGGTTGCCATTACCTCTATTTCCGAGTGATTTACAAAGCGGGTTGCGGTTTCTTTTATAACAGCAAATGCTTCCGGCATTAATTCATTTAAGGTAGCTTCGGACGCCTCATACGAAGCATCTTTTAGCGCGTCAATTTCTTCATAAATAGCTTCTTGTCTTTCTATATCGGCATTGGCGGCTTCATCTTTTAAGGCTTTGATTTGCTTATCAAAAGAGGCAGTTACTGCTTTTATTTGCTCTTTAAATTCAAGTGTTTTTGCTCTGAGTTCATCATTGGATAACTT
This window of the Flavobacteriaceae bacterium genome carries:
- the secA gene encoding preprotein translocase subunit SecA; its protein translation is MSILNSVIKVFVGDKQKKDLKNLQPIVDKVKAFEDTVSKLSNDELRAKTLEFKEQIKAVTASFDKQIKALKDEAANADIERQEAIYEEIDALKDASYEASEATLNELMPEAFAVIKETATRFVNHSEIEVMATPFDRKLSATRDHVVLEGDKAYWQNSWDAAGKPVTWDMIHYDVQLIGGVVLHQGKIAEMMTGEGKTLVSTLPVYLNALTGKGVHVVTVNDYLAKRDRVWMGPVFEFHGLSTDCIDFHQPNSEERRKAYHADITYGTNNEFGFDYLRDNMANAKEDLVQRAPNYAIIDEVDSVLIDDARTPLIISGPVPQGDRHEFNELKPLVADLVALQSKYLVGVLAEAKKLIADGDTKEGGFQLLRVYRGLPKNKALIKFLSQEGVKQILQKTENTYMADNNKLMPEVDAELWFVVEEKNNSIDLTDKGIAHLSTKTSDEHFFVLPDIGIKIGEIDESEASAEKKAKQKEELYKEFSVKSERIHTMNQLLKAYTVFEKDVEYVVVDHKVMIVDEQTGRIMDGRRYSDGLHQAIEAKENVKIEDATQTFATVTLQNYFRMYRKLSGMTGTAITEAGEFWEIYKLDVVEIPTNKPIARDDKEDLVYKTTREKYNAAIEDIVELVKEGRPVLVGTTSVEISELLGRMLQMRKIPHNILNAKLHKREADVVAEAGKPGVVTIATNMAGRGTDIKLSDKVKAAGGLAIIGTERHDSRRVDRQLRGRSGRQGDVGSSQFYVALDDNLMRLFGSDRIARMMDRMGLKEGEVIQHSMITKSIERAQKKVEENNFGIRKRLLEYDDIMNTQREFVYKRRRHALDGTKLQIDIANMIYDTCEAIVNQNKPEKDFQNLEFELIRFSSMTSPFSEEEFNHQPEQELIDKLYEIITAHYKERIGGNAILAFPVIKNVFENEGDKYERIVVPFTDGVKTLQVVTNLKEAYESEGKSLVTDFEKNITLAIIDENWKDHLRKMDELKQSVQNASYEQKDPLLIYKFEAFELFKITIDKINREVLSFLFKGELPLQADSQISEARRQKREKLNLSKADVQNTTQQAINRSRQQQVEPVETIVREQPKIGRNERITIKNIMSGEEKVVKYKQAIPLIEKGEWVLIND